A window from Apteryx mantelli isolate bAptMan1 chromosome 27, bAptMan1.hap1, whole genome shotgun sequence encodes these proteins:
- the CNKSR1 gene encoding connector enhancer of kinase suppressor of ras 1 isoform X4: protein MEPVGAWSPAQAAAWLRGLDAAVQGYPFEAWGLPGAAVLRLSAGALEALGVRRVGHQELLLEAVEQLRALDEELASTSLRTLTEKLRELACRAQALALGERSAGAAPQPPSLDLLACVVDLVGAAKGLFSWLNRYLFSTLNDYSASRDIVFLCAELVEALQEDCPAAERDGRIPSICQHIVGICESIVGCSPGALLDRTAVLQRVGLAPALPAAALVSVPAPPAPGCPRRPVHTSLPRPPPQDLDITSTSSGLHFISGTASEALAVHGPPILPGDEIVQVNEQVVVGWTPANLAKKLLEKPSGATLVLKKIPLSLAGSPRAARQPGACSDAADPAGATSSERPGSPTSLSSSAAADWESGPDSAPDPATDEEDERDSSLPGEDVGDLLQGLLGDGALEDAVPGSSTPPRSPHSPGALAAASPAELGPPAAPGSGAGSQGAEPGQLPGEGSPETCRRPKGVATRLSRRRVSCRDLGRVDCDGWLLKKKDHVGFMAQKWKRCWFVLKGHTLYWYNHPNDEKAAGLINVATYDLESTREQKKKYVFQLSHETYKPFIFAAETLADLSMWVSHLITAKTKYTLAHQSVPHREEDCYSETEAEDPDDDSPKHGCDSPKRKLQGAPEKAQLFPASGEPSSAASSPQGSPRPRSPMDSSGEDLESLMQCLKQGGVSLIGRQRFLTEEQYRKSFIKRNKNPLINEKVHLVRALQSTLKVGAPGPPQPLPWTTLGVPKKLLSSLQAKLTELQVLEQLLSDVALTSEKFTSWKEEHQDLYQELREWWVRQQDQDLDVGLSAEPSPMQEAAEP from the exons atgGAGCCCGTCGGCGCCTGGagccccgcgcaggcggccgcCTGGCTCCGAG GGCTGGACGCGGCGGTGCAGGGCTACCCCTTCGAGGCCtgggggctgcccggggcggcgGTGCTGCGGCTGTCGGCGGGCGCGCTGGAGGCGCTGGGCGTGCGGCGCGTGGGgcaccaggagctgctgctggaggccGTGGAGCAGCTGCGAGCGCTG GACGAGGAGCTGGCGAGCACCAGCCTGCGGACGCTGACGGAGAAGCTGCGGGAGCTGGCGTGCCGGGCTCAAGCCCTGGCGCTGGGCGAGcggagcgccggggccgcgccgcagccgccctccctcgacctgctggcctgCGTCGTGGACCTCGTCGGGGCCGCCAAGGGGCTCTTCTCCTGGCTCAACAG GTACCTCTTCTCCACCCTGAACGACTACTCGGCCAGCCGCGACATCGTCTTCCTCTGCGCGGAGCTGGTGGAGGCGCTGCAGGAG GACTGCCCGGCAGCCGAGAGGGACGGCCGGATCCCGTCGATC TGCCAGCACATCGTGGGCATCTGCGAGAGCATCGTGggctgcagccccggggcgctgctgGACCGCACGGCCGTGCTGCAGCGCGTGGGGCTGGCgccggctctgcccgccgccgcgctggtgAGTgtcccggcgcccccggcccccggctgcccccggcgccccgTTCACACCTCCCTTCCCCGTCCCCCTCCGCAGGACCTGGACATCACGTCCACCAGCTCCGGCCTGCACTTCATATCCGGGACCGCCTCGGAG gcGCTGGCCGTGCACGGCCCCCCCATCCTGCCCGGAGACGAGATCGTGCAGGTCAACGAGCAGGTCGTG GTGGGCTGGACGCCCGCCAACCTGGCAAAGAAGCTGCTGGAGAAGCCGAGCGGGGCCACGCTGGTGCTGAagaagatccccctgagcctcgCCGGCTCCCCCCGGGCTGCCCGGCAGCCG GGAGCCTGCTCGGATGCTGCGGATCCCGCCGGCGCCACGAGCAGCGAGCGCCCCGGCAGCCCCACGTCGCTGAGCTCCAG CGCGGCTGCCGACTGGGAATCGGGGCCCGACTCGGCACCGGACCCTGCCACCGACGAGGAGGACGAGCGAGACTCCAGCCTGCCCGGCGAGGACGTTGGGGACCTCCTGCAGGGACTGCTCGGAGACG GTGCCTTGGAGGACGCAGTGCCGGGGAGCAGCACGCCGCCACGCAGCCCGCACTCGCCGGGCGCCCTcgctgccgccagccccgcggAGCTGGGCCCTCCGGCGGCTCCCGGGAGTGGGGCTGGCAGCCAGGGCGCCGAGCCTGGCCAGCTCCCCGGTGAG GGCAGCCCCGAGACGTGCCGCAGGCCTAAAG GAGTGGCGACCAGGCTGAGCCGCCGGCGGGTCTCGTGCCGGGACCTGGGCCGGGTGGACTGCGATGGCTGGCTCCTGAAGAAGAAGGACCACGTGGGCTTCATGGCCCAGAAGTGGAAGCGCTGCTGGTTTGTGCTGAAAGGCCACACGCTCTACTGGTACAACCACCCCAAC GATGAGAAGGCCGCGGGTCTCATCAACGTGGCCACCTACGATCTGGAGAGCACGCGGGAGCAGAAGAAGAAATA TGTTTTCCAGCTCTCCCATGAGACGTACAAGCCCTTCATCTTCGCTGCAGAAACGCTGGCTGATTTGAGCAT GTGGGTTAGTCACCTGATAACAGCCAAAACGAAGTACACGCTGGCCCACCAGTCGGTCCCGCACAGGGAGGAAG ACTGCTACAGCGAGACGGAAGCTGAGGACCCGGATGACGACTCTCCCAAGCATGGCTGCGACTCC CCAAAGAGGAAGCTGCAAGGTGCCCCGGAGAAAGCCCAGCTCTTCCCGGCCAGCGGCGAACccagcagtgcagccagcagcccccagggcagcccccggccccgctcacccatGG ACTCCTCCGGGGAGGACCTCGAGAGCCTGATGCAGTGCCTGAAGCAGGGCGGGGTGTCCCTCATCGGGAGGCAGCGGTTCCTGACGGAGGAGCAGTACCGCAAATCCTTCATCAAGCGCAACAAGAACCCCCTCATCAACGAGAAGGTGCACCTGGTGCGGGCCCTGCAGAGCACGCTCAAGGTGGGAGCCCCCGgtcctccccagcccctgccctggaCCACGCTCGGTGTCCCCAAAAAgctcctttcctctctgcagGCAAAGCTCACGGAGCTGCAGGTCCTGGAGCAGCTGCTCAGCGATGTCGCGCTCACCTCGGAGAAGTTCACGAGCTGGAAGGAAGAGCACCAGGACCTGTACCAGGAGCTGCGGGAGTGGTGGGTGCGTCAGCAGGACCAGGACCTTGATGTGGGGCTCAGCGCCGAGCCCAGCCCAATGCAAGAAGCGGCCGAACCATGA
- the CNKSR1 gene encoding connector enhancer of kinase suppressor of ras 1 isoform X3 — MEPVGAWSPAQAAAWLRGLDAAVQGYPFEAWGLPGAAVLRLSAGALEALGVRRVGHQELLLEAVEQLRALDEELASTSLRTLTEKLRELACRAQALALGERSAGAAPQPPSLDLLACVVDLVGAAKGLFSWLNRYLFSTLNDYSASRDIVFLCAELVEALQEDCPAAERDGRIPSICQHIVGICESIVGCSPGALLDRTAVLQRVGLAPALPAAALDLDITSTSSGLHFISGTASEALAVHGPPILPGDEIVQVNEQVVVGWTPANLAKKLLEKPSGATLVLKKIPLSLAGSPRAARQPGACSDAADPAGATSSERPGSPTSLSSSAAADWESGPDSAPDPATDEEDERDSSLPGEDVGDLLQGLLGDGRERWEGIQRKSSFSVRDTDLSRGAEIRQLGHSWAGGGWSAPGSLSAGALEDAVPGSSTPPRSPHSPGALAAASPAELGPPAAPGSGAGSQGAEPGQLPGEGSPETCRRPKGVATRLSRRRVSCRDLGRVDCDGWLLKKKDHVGFMAQKWKRCWFVLKGHTLYWYNHPNDEKAAGLINVATYDLESTREQKKKYVFQLSHETYKPFIFAAETLADLSMWVSHLITAKTKYTLAHQSVPHREEDCYSETEAEDPDDDSPKHGCDSPKRKLQGAPEKAQLFPASGEPSSAASSPQGSPRPRSPMDSSGEDLESLMQCLKQGGVSLIGRQRFLTEEQYRKSFIKRNKNPLINEKVHLVRALQSTLKVGAPGPPQPLPWTTLGVPKKLLSSLQAKLTELQVLEQLLSDVALTSEKFTSWKEEHQDLYQELREWWVRQQDQDLDVGLSAEPSPMQEAAEP, encoded by the exons atgGAGCCCGTCGGCGCCTGGagccccgcgcaggcggccgcCTGGCTCCGAG GGCTGGACGCGGCGGTGCAGGGCTACCCCTTCGAGGCCtgggggctgcccggggcggcgGTGCTGCGGCTGTCGGCGGGCGCGCTGGAGGCGCTGGGCGTGCGGCGCGTGGGgcaccaggagctgctgctggaggccGTGGAGCAGCTGCGAGCGCTG GACGAGGAGCTGGCGAGCACCAGCCTGCGGACGCTGACGGAGAAGCTGCGGGAGCTGGCGTGCCGGGCTCAAGCCCTGGCGCTGGGCGAGcggagcgccggggccgcgccgcagccgccctccctcgacctgctggcctgCGTCGTGGACCTCGTCGGGGCCGCCAAGGGGCTCTTCTCCTGGCTCAACAG GTACCTCTTCTCCACCCTGAACGACTACTCGGCCAGCCGCGACATCGTCTTCCTCTGCGCGGAGCTGGTGGAGGCGCTGCAGGAG GACTGCCCGGCAGCCGAGAGGGACGGCCGGATCCCGTCGATC TGCCAGCACATCGTGGGCATCTGCGAGAGCATCGTGggctgcagccccggggcgctgctgGACCGCACGGCCGTGCTGCAGCGCGTGGGGCTGGCgccggctctgcccgccgccgcgctg GACCTGGACATCACGTCCACCAGCTCCGGCCTGCACTTCATATCCGGGACCGCCTCGGAG gcGCTGGCCGTGCACGGCCCCCCCATCCTGCCCGGAGACGAGATCGTGCAGGTCAACGAGCAGGTCGTG GTGGGCTGGACGCCCGCCAACCTGGCAAAGAAGCTGCTGGAGAAGCCGAGCGGGGCCACGCTGGTGCTGAagaagatccccctgagcctcgCCGGCTCCCCCCGGGCTGCCCGGCAGCCG GGAGCCTGCTCGGATGCTGCGGATCCCGCCGGCGCCACGAGCAGCGAGCGCCCCGGCAGCCCCACGTCGCTGAGCTCCAG CGCGGCTGCCGACTGGGAATCGGGGCCCGACTCGGCACCGGACCCTGCCACCGACGAGGAGGACGAGCGAGACTCCAGCCTGCCCGGCGAGGACGTTGGGGACCTCCTGCAGGGACTGCTCGGAGACGGTAGGGAGCGGTGGGAGGGCATCCAGAGAAAAAGCAGTTTCTCCGTCCGGGATACGGATCTGTCCCGCGGAGCAGAGATACGGCAGCTCGGCCACAGCTGGGCCGGGGGAGGCTGGAGCGCTCCGGGCTCGCTCTCCGCAGGTGCCTTGGAGGACGCAGTGCCGGGGAGCAGCACGCCGCCACGCAGCCCGCACTCGCCGGGCGCCCTcgctgccgccagccccgcggAGCTGGGCCCTCCGGCGGCTCCCGGGAGTGGGGCTGGCAGCCAGGGCGCCGAGCCTGGCCAGCTCCCCGGTGAG GGCAGCCCCGAGACGTGCCGCAGGCCTAAAG GAGTGGCGACCAGGCTGAGCCGCCGGCGGGTCTCGTGCCGGGACCTGGGCCGGGTGGACTGCGATGGCTGGCTCCTGAAGAAGAAGGACCACGTGGGCTTCATGGCCCAGAAGTGGAAGCGCTGCTGGTTTGTGCTGAAAGGCCACACGCTCTACTGGTACAACCACCCCAAC GATGAGAAGGCCGCGGGTCTCATCAACGTGGCCACCTACGATCTGGAGAGCACGCGGGAGCAGAAGAAGAAATA TGTTTTCCAGCTCTCCCATGAGACGTACAAGCCCTTCATCTTCGCTGCAGAAACGCTGGCTGATTTGAGCAT GTGGGTTAGTCACCTGATAACAGCCAAAACGAAGTACACGCTGGCCCACCAGTCGGTCCCGCACAGGGAGGAAG ACTGCTACAGCGAGACGGAAGCTGAGGACCCGGATGACGACTCTCCCAAGCATGGCTGCGACTCC CCAAAGAGGAAGCTGCAAGGTGCCCCGGAGAAAGCCCAGCTCTTCCCGGCCAGCGGCGAACccagcagtgcagccagcagcccccagggcagcccccggccccgctcacccatGG ACTCCTCCGGGGAGGACCTCGAGAGCCTGATGCAGTGCCTGAAGCAGGGCGGGGTGTCCCTCATCGGGAGGCAGCGGTTCCTGACGGAGGAGCAGTACCGCAAATCCTTCATCAAGCGCAACAAGAACCCCCTCATCAACGAGAAGGTGCACCTGGTGCGGGCCCTGCAGAGCACGCTCAAGGTGGGAGCCCCCGgtcctccccagcccctgccctggaCCACGCTCGGTGTCCCCAAAAAgctcctttcctctctgcagGCAAAGCTCACGGAGCTGCAGGTCCTGGAGCAGCTGCTCAGCGATGTCGCGCTCACCTCGGAGAAGTTCACGAGCTGGAAGGAAGAGCACCAGGACCTGTACCAGGAGCTGCGGGAGTGGTGGGTGCGTCAGCAGGACCAGGACCTTGATGTGGGGCTCAGCGCCGAGCCCAGCCCAATGCAAGAAGCGGCCGAACCATGA
- the CNKSR1 gene encoding connector enhancer of kinase suppressor of ras 1 isoform X1, producing the protein MEPVGAWSPAQAAAWLRGLDAAVQGYPFEAWGLPGAAVLRLSAGALEALGVRRVGHQELLLEAVEQLRALDEELASTSLRTLTEKLRELACRAQALALGERSAGAAPQPPSLDLLACVVDLVGAAKGLFSWLNRYLFSTLNDYSASRDIVFLCAELVEALQEDCPAAERDGRIPSICQHIVGICESIVGCSPGALLDRTAVLQRVGLAPALPAAALVSVPAPPAPGCPRRPVHTSLPRPPPQDLDITSTSSGLHFISGTASEALAVHGPPILPGDEIVQVNEQVVVGWTPANLAKKLLEKPSGATLVLKKIPLSLAGSPRAARQPGACSDAADPAGATSSERPGSPTSLSSSAAADWESGPDSAPDPATDEEDERDSSLPGEDVGDLLQGLLGDGRERWEGIQRKSSFSVRDTDLSRGAEIRQLGHSWAGGGWSAPGSLSAGALEDAVPGSSTPPRSPHSPGALAAASPAELGPPAAPGSGAGSQGAEPGQLPGEGSPETCRRPKGVATRLSRRRVSCRDLGRVDCDGWLLKKKDHVGFMAQKWKRCWFVLKGHTLYWYNHPNDEKAAGLINVATYDLESTREQKKKYVFQLSHETYKPFIFAAETLADLSMWVSHLITAKTKYTLAHQSVPHREEDCYSETEAEDPDDDSPKHGCDSPKRKLQGAPEKAQLFPASGEPSSAASSPQGSPRPRSPMDSSGEDLESLMQCLKQGGVSLIGRQRFLTEEQYRKSFIKRNKNPLINEKVHLVRALQSTLKVGAPGPPQPLPWTTLGVPKKLLSSLQAKLTELQVLEQLLSDVALTSEKFTSWKEEHQDLYQELREWWVRQQDQDLDVGLSAEPSPMQEAAEP; encoded by the exons atgGAGCCCGTCGGCGCCTGGagccccgcgcaggcggccgcCTGGCTCCGAG GGCTGGACGCGGCGGTGCAGGGCTACCCCTTCGAGGCCtgggggctgcccggggcggcgGTGCTGCGGCTGTCGGCGGGCGCGCTGGAGGCGCTGGGCGTGCGGCGCGTGGGgcaccaggagctgctgctggaggccGTGGAGCAGCTGCGAGCGCTG GACGAGGAGCTGGCGAGCACCAGCCTGCGGACGCTGACGGAGAAGCTGCGGGAGCTGGCGTGCCGGGCTCAAGCCCTGGCGCTGGGCGAGcggagcgccggggccgcgccgcagccgccctccctcgacctgctggcctgCGTCGTGGACCTCGTCGGGGCCGCCAAGGGGCTCTTCTCCTGGCTCAACAG GTACCTCTTCTCCACCCTGAACGACTACTCGGCCAGCCGCGACATCGTCTTCCTCTGCGCGGAGCTGGTGGAGGCGCTGCAGGAG GACTGCCCGGCAGCCGAGAGGGACGGCCGGATCCCGTCGATC TGCCAGCACATCGTGGGCATCTGCGAGAGCATCGTGggctgcagccccggggcgctgctgGACCGCACGGCCGTGCTGCAGCGCGTGGGGCTGGCgccggctctgcccgccgccgcgctggtgAGTgtcccggcgcccccggcccccggctgcccccggcgccccgTTCACACCTCCCTTCCCCGTCCCCCTCCGCAGGACCTGGACATCACGTCCACCAGCTCCGGCCTGCACTTCATATCCGGGACCGCCTCGGAG gcGCTGGCCGTGCACGGCCCCCCCATCCTGCCCGGAGACGAGATCGTGCAGGTCAACGAGCAGGTCGTG GTGGGCTGGACGCCCGCCAACCTGGCAAAGAAGCTGCTGGAGAAGCCGAGCGGGGCCACGCTGGTGCTGAagaagatccccctgagcctcgCCGGCTCCCCCCGGGCTGCCCGGCAGCCG GGAGCCTGCTCGGATGCTGCGGATCCCGCCGGCGCCACGAGCAGCGAGCGCCCCGGCAGCCCCACGTCGCTGAGCTCCAG CGCGGCTGCCGACTGGGAATCGGGGCCCGACTCGGCACCGGACCCTGCCACCGACGAGGAGGACGAGCGAGACTCCAGCCTGCCCGGCGAGGACGTTGGGGACCTCCTGCAGGGACTGCTCGGAGACGGTAGGGAGCGGTGGGAGGGCATCCAGAGAAAAAGCAGTTTCTCCGTCCGGGATACGGATCTGTCCCGCGGAGCAGAGATACGGCAGCTCGGCCACAGCTGGGCCGGGGGAGGCTGGAGCGCTCCGGGCTCGCTCTCCGCAGGTGCCTTGGAGGACGCAGTGCCGGGGAGCAGCACGCCGCCACGCAGCCCGCACTCGCCGGGCGCCCTcgctgccgccagccccgcggAGCTGGGCCCTCCGGCGGCTCCCGGGAGTGGGGCTGGCAGCCAGGGCGCCGAGCCTGGCCAGCTCCCCGGTGAG GGCAGCCCCGAGACGTGCCGCAGGCCTAAAG GAGTGGCGACCAGGCTGAGCCGCCGGCGGGTCTCGTGCCGGGACCTGGGCCGGGTGGACTGCGATGGCTGGCTCCTGAAGAAGAAGGACCACGTGGGCTTCATGGCCCAGAAGTGGAAGCGCTGCTGGTTTGTGCTGAAAGGCCACACGCTCTACTGGTACAACCACCCCAAC GATGAGAAGGCCGCGGGTCTCATCAACGTGGCCACCTACGATCTGGAGAGCACGCGGGAGCAGAAGAAGAAATA TGTTTTCCAGCTCTCCCATGAGACGTACAAGCCCTTCATCTTCGCTGCAGAAACGCTGGCTGATTTGAGCAT GTGGGTTAGTCACCTGATAACAGCCAAAACGAAGTACACGCTGGCCCACCAGTCGGTCCCGCACAGGGAGGAAG ACTGCTACAGCGAGACGGAAGCTGAGGACCCGGATGACGACTCTCCCAAGCATGGCTGCGACTCC CCAAAGAGGAAGCTGCAAGGTGCCCCGGAGAAAGCCCAGCTCTTCCCGGCCAGCGGCGAACccagcagtgcagccagcagcccccagggcagcccccggccccgctcacccatGG ACTCCTCCGGGGAGGACCTCGAGAGCCTGATGCAGTGCCTGAAGCAGGGCGGGGTGTCCCTCATCGGGAGGCAGCGGTTCCTGACGGAGGAGCAGTACCGCAAATCCTTCATCAAGCGCAACAAGAACCCCCTCATCAACGAGAAGGTGCACCTGGTGCGGGCCCTGCAGAGCACGCTCAAGGTGGGAGCCCCCGgtcctccccagcccctgccctggaCCACGCTCGGTGTCCCCAAAAAgctcctttcctctctgcagGCAAAGCTCACGGAGCTGCAGGTCCTGGAGCAGCTGCTCAGCGATGTCGCGCTCACCTCGGAGAAGTTCACGAGCTGGAAGGAAGAGCACCAGGACCTGTACCAGGAGCTGCGGGAGTGGTGGGTGCGTCAGCAGGACCAGGACCTTGATGTGGGGCTCAGCGCCGAGCCCAGCCCAATGCAAGAAGCGGCCGAACCATGA
- the CNKSR1 gene encoding connector enhancer of kinase suppressor of ras 1 isoform X2, with the protein MEPVGAWSPAQAAAWLRGLDAAVQGYPFEAWGLPGAAVLRLSAGALEALGVRRVGHQELLLEAVEQLRALDEELASTSLRTLTEKLRELACRAQALALGERSAGAAPQPPSLDLLACVVDLVGAAKGLFSWLNRYLFSTLNDYSASRDIVFLCAELVEALQEDCPAAERDGRIPSICQHIVGICESIVGCSPGALLDRTAVLQRVGLAPALPAAALVSVPAPPAPGCPRRPVHTSLPRPPPQDLDITSTSSGLHFISGTASEALAVHGPPILPGDEIVQVNEQVVVGWTPANLAKKLLEKPSGATLVLKKIPLSLAGSPRAARQPGACSDAADPAGATSSERPGSPTSLSSSAAADWESGPDSAPDPATDEEDERDSSLPGEDVGDLLQGLLGDGRERWEGIQRKSSFSVRDTDLSRGAEIRQLGHSWAGGGWSAPGSLSAGALEDAVPGSSTPPRSPHSPGALAAASPAELGPPAAPGSGAGSQGAEPGQLPGEGSPETCRRPKGVATRLSRRRVSCRDLGRVDCDGWLLKKKDHVGFMAQKWKRCWFVLKGHTLYWYNHPNDEKAAGLINVATYDLESTREQKKKYVFQLSHETYKPFIFAAETLADLSMWVSHLITAKTKYTLAHQSVPHREEDCYSETEAEDPDDDSPKHGCDSPKRKLQGAPEKAQLFPASGEPSSAASSPQGSPRPRSPMDSSGEDLESLMQCLKQGGVSLIGRQRFLTEEQYRKSFIKRNKNPLINEKVHLVRALQSTLKAKLTELQVLEQLLSDVALTSEKFTSWKEEHQDLYQELREWWVRQQDQDLDVGLSAEPSPMQEAAEP; encoded by the exons atgGAGCCCGTCGGCGCCTGGagccccgcgcaggcggccgcCTGGCTCCGAG GGCTGGACGCGGCGGTGCAGGGCTACCCCTTCGAGGCCtgggggctgcccggggcggcgGTGCTGCGGCTGTCGGCGGGCGCGCTGGAGGCGCTGGGCGTGCGGCGCGTGGGgcaccaggagctgctgctggaggccGTGGAGCAGCTGCGAGCGCTG GACGAGGAGCTGGCGAGCACCAGCCTGCGGACGCTGACGGAGAAGCTGCGGGAGCTGGCGTGCCGGGCTCAAGCCCTGGCGCTGGGCGAGcggagcgccggggccgcgccgcagccgccctccctcgacctgctggcctgCGTCGTGGACCTCGTCGGGGCCGCCAAGGGGCTCTTCTCCTGGCTCAACAG GTACCTCTTCTCCACCCTGAACGACTACTCGGCCAGCCGCGACATCGTCTTCCTCTGCGCGGAGCTGGTGGAGGCGCTGCAGGAG GACTGCCCGGCAGCCGAGAGGGACGGCCGGATCCCGTCGATC TGCCAGCACATCGTGGGCATCTGCGAGAGCATCGTGggctgcagccccggggcgctgctgGACCGCACGGCCGTGCTGCAGCGCGTGGGGCTGGCgccggctctgcccgccgccgcgctggtgAGTgtcccggcgcccccggcccccggctgcccccggcgccccgTTCACACCTCCCTTCCCCGTCCCCCTCCGCAGGACCTGGACATCACGTCCACCAGCTCCGGCCTGCACTTCATATCCGGGACCGCCTCGGAG gcGCTGGCCGTGCACGGCCCCCCCATCCTGCCCGGAGACGAGATCGTGCAGGTCAACGAGCAGGTCGTG GTGGGCTGGACGCCCGCCAACCTGGCAAAGAAGCTGCTGGAGAAGCCGAGCGGGGCCACGCTGGTGCTGAagaagatccccctgagcctcgCCGGCTCCCCCCGGGCTGCCCGGCAGCCG GGAGCCTGCTCGGATGCTGCGGATCCCGCCGGCGCCACGAGCAGCGAGCGCCCCGGCAGCCCCACGTCGCTGAGCTCCAG CGCGGCTGCCGACTGGGAATCGGGGCCCGACTCGGCACCGGACCCTGCCACCGACGAGGAGGACGAGCGAGACTCCAGCCTGCCCGGCGAGGACGTTGGGGACCTCCTGCAGGGACTGCTCGGAGACGGTAGGGAGCGGTGGGAGGGCATCCAGAGAAAAAGCAGTTTCTCCGTCCGGGATACGGATCTGTCCCGCGGAGCAGAGATACGGCAGCTCGGCCACAGCTGGGCCGGGGGAGGCTGGAGCGCTCCGGGCTCGCTCTCCGCAGGTGCCTTGGAGGACGCAGTGCCGGGGAGCAGCACGCCGCCACGCAGCCCGCACTCGCCGGGCGCCCTcgctgccgccagccccgcggAGCTGGGCCCTCCGGCGGCTCCCGGGAGTGGGGCTGGCAGCCAGGGCGCCGAGCCTGGCCAGCTCCCCGGTGAG GGCAGCCCCGAGACGTGCCGCAGGCCTAAAG GAGTGGCGACCAGGCTGAGCCGCCGGCGGGTCTCGTGCCGGGACCTGGGCCGGGTGGACTGCGATGGCTGGCTCCTGAAGAAGAAGGACCACGTGGGCTTCATGGCCCAGAAGTGGAAGCGCTGCTGGTTTGTGCTGAAAGGCCACACGCTCTACTGGTACAACCACCCCAAC GATGAGAAGGCCGCGGGTCTCATCAACGTGGCCACCTACGATCTGGAGAGCACGCGGGAGCAGAAGAAGAAATA TGTTTTCCAGCTCTCCCATGAGACGTACAAGCCCTTCATCTTCGCTGCAGAAACGCTGGCTGATTTGAGCAT GTGGGTTAGTCACCTGATAACAGCCAAAACGAAGTACACGCTGGCCCACCAGTCGGTCCCGCACAGGGAGGAAG ACTGCTACAGCGAGACGGAAGCTGAGGACCCGGATGACGACTCTCCCAAGCATGGCTGCGACTCC CCAAAGAGGAAGCTGCAAGGTGCCCCGGAGAAAGCCCAGCTCTTCCCGGCCAGCGGCGAACccagcagtgcagccagcagcccccagggcagcccccggccccgctcacccatGG ACTCCTCCGGGGAGGACCTCGAGAGCCTGATGCAGTGCCTGAAGCAGGGCGGGGTGTCCCTCATCGGGAGGCAGCGGTTCCTGACGGAGGAGCAGTACCGCAAATCCTTCATCAAGCGCAACAAGAACCCCCTCATCAACGAGAAGGTGCACCTGGTGCGGGCCCTGCAGAGCACGCTCAAG GCAAAGCTCACGGAGCTGCAGGTCCTGGAGCAGCTGCTCAGCGATGTCGCGCTCACCTCGGAGAAGTTCACGAGCTGGAAGGAAGAGCACCAGGACCTGTACCAGGAGCTGCGGGAGTGGTGGGTGCGTCAGCAGGACCAGGACCTTGATGTGGGGCTCAGCGCCGAGCCCAGCCCAATGCAAGAAGCGGCCGAACCATGA